TACACCTTGTGCCACCTCAGAGAGAGCACAGACAAGAGAAACACTGTGAAGCATCTTATGAATTACTGTCCAATTGCTGAAGATGCAATGCCAAAACAGTTAACATGGGgtcatgaaaaggaaaagaaagcacTTGATCTCgacattaaaaaacaaaagagaaaccATGAGAAGTTGTCAATAAAAAACAGTGGACTAATAGTAAACACACTATGGCCCTTCTTGGGAGCCAGTCCTGATGGTGTCAGGATTTGTGAGTGCTGTCAGAAGAAGTTAATTGAAATTAAGAGCATGTATGCAAAAAGAAATCTCCCTCCACAGGTTGCAGCTGAGGAGAAGCTCGTGTTTGTTGGTGACAAATatatactaaaaaaaagaaacaaaatggaactATCAAATTCAGGGTCTGATGGGAATAACAGGGATTCATTGCTGTGATCTAGTTATTTATACCTTCAAAGGAATATTGATTGTCAATGTCAAGTTTGACAGTGAGTTGTGGAATGAAATGCTTGAGAacctgagaaactttttcttaaaGTACATAATTCAGGAACTCTTTCACCATGACATACTTAAATCATTATAAGGGACTATCATTGGTGGTGAATGCTGATGCTCAATGCTGGATAATTCCTCAGTGGGTCTAAAGAAGATTTTTGATATGTGTTATTAACCATTAACATAAACTGACTGGTAATTGTTCAAAGTTACAAACTTATTGTGCTTCTCAGCTCACAAGGCAGCAGTAGTTATTTAGCCAGGGGTGGTAGCAAATTGCACAGAGCAGCACACACACTAAAAATGTTGTCAGCAATGGGCAGCATTGGAACAAGAAAGTTCCCTTGTAGAATTCTAAAGTCCTTAAGTCGTCCAATGGCATGTTCTACATGGATCCAAACACTGGCAATGGCACGGGTAGATTTTACTGCCTTCTTAGACAGTTGCTTTCCTGAGtaaaaaaagagatttcaaaTTAAGTAAATGCTAACTTGAGAAGCTACTGATAGAGAAGTACCTGCAGTTTTTCAGTCAAAGCTGTTTATGTTAAATATCAAAGCACCTAGAAAAGAGATCACATATGATGGGAACTGCAGCCTTTATAAACATATTTGTTAGATTGAGTTAAAGTAATGGTTACATGTATCTCCCTGATGAGCAGCTTGCCTTAACCATTAATAAAAATACTGATAAGAATTTGTACCTGTTAAGTAACTTCAACTTCATTGTTACTACCAATTAGATATAGGTATGTTGCTATATCAGATTTTTTACCAGCCTAAGGAGACCATCTGTTTGCTTTTTCCATACCTTCTCTCATTCCTTCCCTCTGAAACTCCCTTTATCTAACTAAACCACTAAACTTTAAAGGGTGAGTTACCTTTGCAAAGTGGTGGGATATTAAGTGCTACTTTCTTTCTTGTAAGCAGATCCCTGATGTTGAAGCCTTTGTCTGCCATAACAGAATCCCCCTCTTCAAGTTTGTCTAATAGACCACTTTTTTCAGTAATATATCTATCGCTGACATTTCCAGTCCATAGTTTAGAAACAAAGGTGAAATAACCTGTAGGTGAGATTCCCACTAGTGCTTTCATTGTGTAGTGCTGTTTATAGTTACTCCAGGTGGCCCTCTGGGCACTAGGGGATGTTGGCTTTTGTAAAAATGTCTCAGTACAGTCTATTATTATTCTTGTGCTAGGAAACTTACAAAAAGACCGTGGTAAAGTTTTCTTAATGTCTTCCTTACAAGGCCATTTAAGGAGAATGTCACGAAAAACTGTAGACAGAAAACAAACCCAAGTTGTAAAGACTTTGCTAACTGTTCCCTCTGATACTCCAAATATATCTGAAAGATGTCTGCTTAAAAGCCCAAGTCTGAGTCTCACCAAAGTTAAGATGAACTCTTACATAATGGTCAATAATCTTTGCTTTCCAGGCTTTTTTTTGCTTGAATCTTTTTGATACGTAACttccttctctttgtttttgtcctAGTACTTAAGTTTTTCTGCAAAGGGCTTTAACAAATTAAATGTCATTGTTAAGCAAGCCAGGCTAGGTATCCCTGTGTAAAATTTGAATGACTCGTCATCTTTTGAAACATCATCCACAAATAGCTCTCTTTTCAGCTGCTTGCTGTTTGTCAACTTTGCCTTAAGATTTGCTTTTTCCTCCTTCAAAGTATTAATTTCACTGTTTAAAACCTGTAAATCTTCAAAAGGAAAGTCTGTTTGAGTTCCCTTGTCATTGTTTAGAAGACACTGACAATAATTGTGATCCAAAAGAACTGCCTCGTTGCTTGTTGCGACCCAGGTATCTTTGCCTTCCTTTGTTGCTCATGAGATGTTCGTTTCTTCCTATCATCCAGTCTTTTTTCACGAGAAGAAACAGGACCCTCGTTTGTTGAGGGATTAAAATACTTCGGCAATTCACCTGGAATAATTTCTCTTCTCCCGCCAAGGGAATTTTTGATGGAGGAAGCCTCGAAATGTGCACTGCAAATCCGAGGGTTTTTTTGACCTCGGAATTCGGGATCATTTCGTCGACAAAAGGTCTTCCAAAGCCTTCTAGAATTCTGTTCGGAAGGGaagcagaaaaaggaaagaTCCGGACGATTCCTAGAACTGTTCAAGCAGTTCGCTACAGAACAAAAATTCACCATAACTTTGGAAAAATAATGGTAACTTACACATTACATACAGTTCACCggtttctgtttttaattttccccGCGCGCGGTCCTCTAAGCCTCGTTTGCATGTTCATTTCTAGTTCTCAAGAAGGCGCGTCCAATGATATCGAAAGGACCCtattacgttgaaatacaaaataactgaccaaagagttttataagcaaaagctcgtgattcgtcatgtgaccaggccctgtctgtgcatgacaacgtcaatcatcatcaagataacacgcgtaatcagcatgtgaacacctcattggatcacagttagttg
This region of Pocillopora verrucosa isolate sample1 chromosome 3, ASM3666991v2, whole genome shotgun sequence genomic DNA includes:
- the LOC131778759 gene encoding uncharacterized protein, which gives rise to MIPNSEVKKTLGFAVHISRLPPSKIPLAGEEKLFQVNCRIFRDILLKWPCKEDIKKTLPRSFCKFPSTRIIIDCTETFLQKPTSPSAQRATWSNYKQHYTMKALVGISPTGYFTFVSKLWTGNVSDRYITEKSGLLDKLEEGDSVMADKGFNIRDLLTRKKVALNIPPLCKGKQLSKKAVKSTRAIASVWIHVEHAIGRLKDFRILQGNFLVPMLPIADNIFSVCAALCNLLPPLAK